Proteins found in one Methanospirillum hungatei JF-1 genomic segment:
- a CDS encoding DUF475 domain-containing protein — MELFTIILTIIGLCMFEIICSIDNAIINAEVLGSMQPKYRRWFLLWGILFAVFLVRGLLPLLLVWFSTPELTLWEAFTAMFSDNPDIKEAIETSSPILLIGGGTFLIFLFFHWLFLEEKHFGLPGERYFFSKGVWFYAVVSILLMAIVWFAIEKNAMMAFGAVVGSTAFFIVHGFRQNAELQEQKLINGDMSDISKILYLEVIDATFSIDGVLGAFAFTMSVPLILIGNALGAIAVRQITVGNIDRIKKYRFLKNGAMYSILCLGIIMLIDSFGFHIPEFVSPVITFTVVGLFYMKSVREAGSKTESA, encoded by the coding sequence GTGGAACTCTTCACAATCATCCTGACCATAATAGGTCTGTGCATGTTCGAGATAATCTGTAGTATTGATAACGCTATCATCAATGCAGAAGTGCTCGGCTCCATGCAACCAAAATACCGGAGATGGTTTCTGCTATGGGGAATCCTATTCGCCGTATTTCTGGTCCGCGGACTGCTTCCTCTCCTCCTTGTCTGGTTTTCAACACCTGAACTGACTTTATGGGAGGCTTTCACTGCCATGTTCAGTGACAATCCTGATATAAAAGAGGCCATAGAAACCTCTTCCCCTATTCTGCTCATTGGTGGGGGAACATTTCTTATCTTTCTCTTTTTTCACTGGCTCTTCCTTGAAGAGAAACACTTCGGGCTTCCTGGAGAACGGTACTTCTTTTCCAAGGGGGTCTGGTTCTATGCAGTAGTATCCATCCTGCTCATGGCAATTGTCTGGTTTGCAATTGAAAAAAATGCCATGATGGCGTTTGGAGCAGTTGTCGGATCCACGGCCTTTTTTATTGTTCATGGTTTCCGCCAGAATGCAGAACTGCAGGAGCAGAAACTTATCAACGGGGATATGTCTGACATAAGTAAAATCCTGTACCTGGAAGTCATTGATGCGACATTCTCTATTGATGGAGTTCTTGGGGCATTTGCTTTTACTATGTCAGTCCCGCTCATTCTGATTGGAAACGCCCTTGGTGCCATTGCTGTCAGACAGATAACCGTCGGCAATATTGACAGGATAAAAAAATACCGGTTTTTGAAGAACGGAGCAATGTATTCAATCCTTTGTCTGGGGATTATCATGCTCATTGACAGTTTCGGATTTCACATCCCTGAATTTGTCTCGCCGGTGATTACATTCACAGTTGTAGGGTTATTTTACATGAAATCAGTGCGCGAAGCAGGGAGTAAGACTGAATCAGCCTGA
- a CDS encoding DNA topoisomerase subunit B: MSNTYNSENIKILRGLEPVRERPAMYIGSTDSRGLHHLVYEVVDNSIDEALAGYCTHIQVVIHQDGSVSVEDNGRGIPIDPMKDNDNKTALETVLTVLHAGGKFDKNTYQVSGGLHGVGVSVVNALSVELTATVWKDGYEYRMFFSRGQPQTDLEKKEEDFEEIKDRYIKRYGSLPDNCPETKEEFLNRYLSKISGTMIRFKPDSKIFETIEFDYDILAHRLRELAFLNSGITISIADERCEDLEECSEVFSYEGGISEYVRYLNHEAQPIHESVISFSRKDEEARVEVDIAFQYAAAYSEKVYTYVNSVNTKEGGTHLEGFRSALTKAINKMGKENKAIKDQNLSLKGDDVREGLTAIISVRMANPQFEGQTKMKLGNSEVKGIVDSLVYASLCEYFEEHPKELAAIVDKAVLAYQAREAARKAKELARRKSTLESSGLPGKLADCSERSAEKSEIYIVEGDSAGGSAKQGRDRRFQAILPLRGKILNVEKATVHKILKNNEIQALISAIGTGVGESFDIEKARYHHIIIMTDADVDGAHISTLLMTFFFRYLQPLIEAGYIYLAQPPLYRIAKGKQEKYAYTEEEMKEILQEMGEKGVNVQRYKGLGEMNASQLWATTMDPETRVLKRVVIEDAAYANEIFEKLMGDDVTARRDFIKRHAKEVTNLDI; the protein is encoded by the coding sequence CTGTCCAATACATACAATTCTGAGAATATCAAAATTCTACGGGGCCTTGAACCGGTCAGGGAACGGCCGGCCATGTATATCGGGTCTACCGATAGCCGTGGTCTTCACCATCTTGTTTATGAGGTGGTTGACAATTCCATTGACGAAGCCCTTGCAGGATACTGTACCCATATCCAGGTTGTCATCCACCAGGATGGGAGCGTCAGTGTGGAGGACAACGGGCGTGGTATCCCAATTGACCCGATGAAGGACAATGATAACAAAACTGCTCTTGAAACAGTTCTCACGGTCCTTCATGCAGGTGGAAAGTTTGATAAAAATACCTACCAGGTGTCAGGGGGTCTGCACGGGGTAGGTGTCTCAGTTGTCAATGCACTCTCTGTTGAACTGACTGCTACGGTCTGGAAAGACGGGTATGAGTACCGGATGTTCTTTTCACGAGGTCAGCCACAGACAGACCTTGAGAAAAAAGAAGAAGACTTTGAAGAGATCAAGGATCGGTATATAAAGCGGTACGGGAGCCTTCCCGACAACTGCCCGGAAACAAAAGAAGAATTTCTGAATAGATATCTTTCCAAGATCTCCGGAACAATGATCAGGTTCAAACCGGATTCGAAGATCTTTGAAACGATTGAGTTTGACTATGATATTCTTGCTCACCGATTGCGTGAACTCGCATTTCTGAATTCCGGGATCACCATCAGCATTGCTGACGAGCGGTGTGAGGATTTGGAGGAATGCAGCGAAGTCTTCTCTTATGAGGGCGGGATATCAGAATATGTCAGATATCTCAATCACGAAGCTCAGCCAATCCATGAATCGGTCATCTCTTTTAGCCGAAAAGATGAAGAAGCCAGGGTTGAGGTTGACATCGCATTCCAGTATGCAGCCGCATATTCAGAAAAAGTATACACCTACGTAAACAGTGTCAATACCAAGGAAGGCGGGACACACCTTGAGGGTTTCCGATCTGCCCTTACCAAGGCCATCAATAAAATGGGAAAGGAAAACAAGGCGATCAAGGACCAGAACCTCTCCCTCAAGGGTGATGATGTCAGAGAGGGTCTTACTGCCATTATATCAGTCAGGATGGCAAATCCCCAGTTTGAAGGCCAGACCAAGATGAAACTGGGGAACAGTGAAGTCAAAGGAATTGTTGATTCACTGGTCTATGCATCACTTTGTGAATACTTCGAAGAGCATCCAAAAGAACTCGCCGCTATTGTTGACAAGGCTGTATTGGCATATCAGGCCAGGGAAGCAGCACGTAAAGCAAAAGAACTTGCCAGAAGAAAGAGCACACTTGAATCATCAGGACTTCCAGGAAAACTTGCCGACTGCTCAGAACGCTCTGCAGAAAAGAGTGAGATATACATCGTGGAAGGAGACTCTGCAGGTGGCAGTGCCAAACAGGGGCGGGACAGACGGTTCCAGGCGATTCTTCCCCTTCGTGGTAAGATCCTGAACGTTGAAAAGGCAACGGTCCATAAGATATTGAAAAATAATGAAATTCAGGCACTCATTTCAGCAATCGGGACCGGCGTGGGCGAGTCATTCGATATCGAAAAAGCACGGTATCACCACATCATCATCATGACCGATGCGGATGTGGACGGTGCCCATATCAGCACTCTTCTCATGACATTCTTCTTCAGATATCTGCAGCCACTCATTGAAGCAGGATATATCTACCTGGCCCAGCCTCCTCTCTACCGGATTGCGAAGGGAAAACAGGAGAAGTACGCCTACACCGAAGAGGAGATGAAAGAGATTTTACAGGAGATGGGTGAAAAAGGCGTGAACGTTCAGCGGTACAAAGGTCTTGGAGAGATGAATGCATCCCAGCTCTGGGCAACAACCATGGACCCGGAGACAAGAGTGCTCAAACGGGTAGTCATCGAGGATGCAGCATACGCAAATGAGATCTTTGAAAAGCTGATGGGTGATGATGTAACCGCCCGTCGGGATTTTATCAAACGGCATGCAAAAGAGGTGACGAACCTTGACATCTGA
- the gyrA gene encoding DNA gyrase subunit A, whose translation MTSEESQQPLFVPKVNPVNIEEEMKSSYIDYAMSVIIGRAIPDVRDGLKPVHRRSLFAMWEMGNTHDKPYKKSARVVGDVMGKYHPHGDASIYDTIVKMAQPFSYRMMLVDGQGNFGSVDGDAPAAMRYTEVRLKREAEELLTDLEKETVEFVPNFDESLQEPSVLPAKLPNLLINGSDGIAVGIATKMPPHNLGEVCDAVCHYLEHPDTTVYELMQIMPGPDFPTGGIIMGTDGIQNAYLSGQGKLTVRGVAEIDESGKRNQIIITEIPYQVNKAKLIEHIAELVKEKRIEGISDLRDESDKDGMRIVIDLRKDARPQLILNHLYKHTALESTFGIINYAIVDRQPKILGLIPLIEQFVRHRITVITRRSEFDKRKAEERVHILRGLLHAIDNIDAVITTIRAAQTADEAKEALIAKFSLDEAQAGAILQMQLRRLAALEKQKLIDEREQLEAEIRKLIELLSSEDNIRAEISRELQELREKYADKRRTQITGDLQEIVREDLIPNKQVLVCLTHQNYVKHMDVDAYRVQGRGGRGVMGISIKDGDYVEQVFVANTHDHLLCFTSTGRAYWLRVFDIPEGSRQSKGKAIVNLLDLRSEERVTAVIPVQEFSSDRFFLFLTERGMIIKIPQDEFSRPRSTGVNAISLREGDNLVHVMVSDGSQEIIITTKYGQSLRFHEEQIPLRHRNALGVIGMRMKDDDIVTSMTVIEEGKHLLTITSSGYGKRTNFDEYRGHGRGTMGVRNIKLKRNDGIVTAFSAGPEEEIILMSAEGIVIRTSVEKITIQGRSTQGVRIMRLAAGDRVVGVTSLSPEEQKDISDDIPQAEIIDEGPDENGSSDE comes from the coding sequence TTGACATCTGAAGAATCCCAGCAGCCACTCTTTGTCCCGAAGGTCAATCCTGTCAATATCGAAGAGGAGATGAAATCCTCCTATATCGATTATGCAATGTCTGTCATCATCGGGCGTGCAATTCCTGATGTCAGGGATGGATTAAAACCAGTGCACCGGCGGTCACTCTTTGCCATGTGGGAGATGGGAAACACCCATGACAAGCCATATAAAAAATCCGCCCGTGTAGTCGGAGATGTCATGGGTAAGTATCACCCGCATGGTGATGCATCCATCTATGATACCATCGTCAAGATGGCCCAGCCCTTCTCGTACCGGATGATGCTGGTCGACGGTCAGGGGAACTTCGGTTCTGTTGACGGTGACGCCCCTGCAGCAATGCGTTATACTGAGGTCAGACTGAAACGGGAAGCAGAAGAACTTCTCACCGATCTTGAAAAAGAGACCGTCGAGTTTGTCCCGAACTTTGATGAATCCCTGCAGGAACCATCTGTCCTTCCGGCAAAACTGCCCAACCTTCTCATTAACGGATCTGACGGTATTGCTGTTGGTATCGCAACCAAAATGCCACCCCACAACCTGGGAGAAGTATGTGATGCCGTCTGTCACTACCTGGAACACCCGGATACGACGGTCTATGAACTCATGCAGATTATGCCCGGTCCTGATTTCCCGACCGGAGGTATCATCATGGGGACCGACGGGATTCAGAATGCATACCTCTCCGGACAGGGGAAACTGACCGTCAGGGGGGTTGCAGAGATAGATGAATCAGGAAAACGCAACCAGATCATCATCACCGAGATCCCGTACCAGGTTAATAAAGCCAAACTTATCGAGCATATCGCAGAGTTAGTCAAAGAGAAGAGGATTGAAGGGATTTCGGATCTCAGGGATGAATCTGACAAGGACGGCATGAGGATTGTCATCGATCTTCGGAAAGATGCACGACCTCAGCTGATCCTGAATCACCTCTATAAGCACACTGCTCTTGAAAGCACCTTTGGGATTATTAACTACGCAATCGTTGATCGTCAGCCAAAGATCCTTGGACTTATCCCTCTGATTGAGCAGTTTGTCCGTCATCGAATAACGGTTATTACGAGAAGGAGCGAGTTTGACAAGCGAAAAGCTGAAGAACGGGTTCATATCCTCCGGGGTCTGCTCCATGCAATCGACAATATCGACGCAGTAATCACGACTATCCGAGCAGCACAGACTGCAGATGAGGCAAAGGAAGCACTTATTGCCAAATTCTCCCTTGATGAAGCACAGGCCGGTGCAATCCTTCAGATGCAGCTTCGCCGGCTTGCAGCTCTTGAAAAGCAGAAACTTATCGATGAACGGGAACAACTGGAAGCTGAAATCAGAAAGCTTATCGAACTTCTCTCATCCGAGGATAATATCAGGGCTGAAATTTCCCGGGAACTTCAGGAACTTCGGGAAAAATACGCCGACAAGAGAAGAACCCAGATCACCGGTGATCTACAGGAGATTGTCAGGGAAGATCTTATCCCTAACAAGCAGGTTCTTGTCTGTCTGACTCACCAGAATTATGTCAAGCACATGGATGTGGATGCCTACCGGGTTCAGGGCAGGGGAGGCAGAGGTGTTATGGGAATCTCCATTAAAGATGGAGATTATGTAGAACAGGTCTTTGTTGCAAATACCCATGACCATCTCCTCTGTTTCACCTCAACTGGACGGGCATACTGGCTCAGAGTCTTTGATATACCGGAAGGCTCCAGGCAGAGTAAAGGGAAGGCAATTGTAAATCTTCTTGACCTTCGGAGTGAGGAACGGGTAACCGCAGTCATCCCGGTCCAGGAGTTCTCATCTGATCGGTTCTTCCTCTTCCTGACCGAACGAGGTATGATCATTAAGATCCCACAGGATGAGTTTTCACGCCCGAGATCTACCGGAGTAAACGCTATTTCCCTGCGTGAGGGTGATAACCTGGTACATGTCATGGTCAGTGATGGTAGCCAGGAGATCATCATCACGACAAAATATGGTCAGAGTCTTCGGTTCCATGAGGAACAAATACCTCTTCGACACCGCAATGCTCTTGGTGTAATCGGAATGCGAATGAAAGATGATGATATCGTAACCAGTATGACCGTCATCGAAGAAGGGAAGCATCTCCTCACCATCACCTCTTCAGGGTATGGAAAACGGACGAACTTTGATGAGTACCGTGGTCATGGCCGTGGGACGATGGGTGTCAGAAACATCAAACTCAAACGAAATGATGGTATTGTCACGGCATTCTCCGCAGGGCCTGAAGAAGAGATCATCCTCATGAGTGCTGAAGGAATTGTCATCAGAACCAGCGTTGAAAAGATCACGATACAGGGTCGTTCAACCCAGGGTGTCAGGATAATGAGACTTGCGGCAGGTGACCGGGTGGTTGGTGTCACCTCACTCTCTCCGGAAGAGCAAAAAGATATCAGTGATGATATACCCCAGGCAGAAATAATCGACGAGGGACCGGATGAAAACGGTTCTTCTGACGAATAA
- a CDS encoding type VII toxin-antitoxin system HepT family RNase toxin: MLDQYIDELNKIFPENYDEYKKSLIIRRSSERQIQIIIEQINDICAMLYRYVCSGIAGDELSILEKLSEHCLSTELCEKIRHMKGFRNILVHGYTSLNDALVYNNIFHGRAYIYQFMEEVEDCLKKLH, from the coding sequence TTGCTTGACCAGTATATCGATGAATTAAACAAAATATTTCCGGAAAATTACGATGAATATAAAAAATCACTCATCATCAGAAGATCATCTGAGCGACAAATACAGATCATAATTGAACAAATAAATGACATTTGTGCTATGCTCTATCGATATGTATGTTCAGGTATAGCGGGAGATGAATTGTCCATATTGGAAAAATTATCAGAACATTGTCTTTCCACAGAACTGTGTGAAAAAATCAGACATATGAAAGGTTTTCGAAATATCCTAGTACATGGATATACATCACTCAATGATGCCCTCGTTTACAACAATATCTTTCATGGGAGGGCATATATTTATCAATTTATGGAAGAGGTGGAAGATTGTTTGAAAAAATTACACTAA
- a CDS encoding PAS domain S-box protein yields the protein MAVITILTIGDPKQFSFITQLFTENGAKISISAASDVKDTINKLQTAHYDVVIGDFDLGKENGLDFIAKVKKQIQYSPVTIFTGNQAPAVVKEAVKAGIDYFFLQNDETELETLRLNTFIRQIVRQKQGEEALHYADTNFRTIVEATDDSIYMVDRHFRYLFINSPHQKRLGIYGENYESKMYKDLHTEEETQRFVHSLNQVITHNNYFSEEYEKEGRFYNRKFIPVRYQTSQQTLAVTVVSIDITDRVRLEDEVARGASLVTATFESTSDGIFVVDRVGKIINYNQKFLDMWFVPESVIGERDEEVLLAYLEDQLEDRESFIEKINYLKTHPEKEAFDVLEFRDGRVFERNTLPQRIGGTIIGRVWTFKDVTEQRKTLTTLQVTQANYRSVVESTGDSIFMVDREGCYLFMNSYHRNKLGDIADKYLEKRMRVMLPPGEDQRFDQALQRVISTKRQVQDEFHWLSKDYIRRFTPVKDDESDEIRAVTVVLTDISDWKAAEQEVKNNEERLKILFDYAPEAYLLTDIKGTFIESNRAATELTGYTPDDLKGRNIFTMGLIGSMHITKTAVLFAKNALGRPTGPDEVHISRKDGKILYAEVMTYPIRIRTQSLVMTIARDITDRKASEEALKQREEQYRLLVNNAGEGVFVLRDTRIIFANPKSSEIFGYTSQNLTQSTISDIIHPDDLEEFSTLLERAREGEQIHAGVSLRALTNTGELRWLEVGMAEIVWQNNPAILLLCMDITKQKIAQDALVQSNRKLNLLSSITRHDVLNQITILLAYLDLLKKKNKDPDLEPFIAKQVEATQSIRSQIVFTKEYQDVGVKEPQWQNLGSTIANAREYGRVECVSWDDNLNSIEIYADPLLEKVFSNLISNSLMHGETVSQIRFFTEETPSALLLIYEDNGVGIPEKDKKKIFHHGFGKNTGFGLFLSREILSITGLSITETGKEGKGVRFEISIPRNLYRLV from the coding sequence CTGGCTGTCATCACAATCCTGACTATTGGAGATCCAAAGCAGTTTTCCTTTATAACCCAGTTATTTACAGAGAACGGGGCGAAGATATCCATTAGCGCAGCCTCTGATGTGAAGGACACCATCAATAAATTACAGACTGCTCATTATGATGTCGTCATTGGGGATTTTGATCTTGGAAAAGAAAATGGGCTGGATTTCATCGCGAAGGTAAAAAAACAAATTCAATACAGTCCGGTTACCATCTTCACCGGAAATCAGGCGCCGGCAGTGGTAAAAGAAGCGGTCAAAGCAGGAATTGATTATTTTTTTCTGCAGAATGATGAAACCGAACTGGAAACTCTCCGGCTGAATACATTTATCAGACAGATCGTCAGACAGAAACAAGGGGAAGAGGCGCTTCATTATGCAGACACCAATTTCAGGACCATTGTAGAAGCAACTGACGATTCCATCTACATGGTGGACCGCCATTTCAGGTATCTATTCATCAACAGTCCTCATCAGAAACGACTTGGTATTTATGGCGAAAATTATGAGTCAAAGATGTACAAGGATCTCCATACTGAAGAGGAGACCCAGCGTTTCGTTCATTCCTTAAACCAGGTTATTACGCATAACAATTATTTTTCTGAAGAGTATGAGAAAGAGGGCAGGTTTTACAATAGAAAGTTTATCCCTGTCCGATACCAGACGTCGCAGCAGACCCTTGCGGTAACGGTTGTCTCAATAGACATCACTGACCGCGTCAGGCTTGAAGATGAGGTGGCCAGGGGGGCATCACTGGTTACAGCAACATTTGAGTCCACGTCTGATGGAATCTTTGTTGTTGACCGGGTTGGGAAGATCATCAATTATAATCAGAAGTTCCTGGACATGTGGTTTGTTCCTGAGTCGGTTATTGGGGAACGGGACGAAGAAGTCCTGTTGGCGTATCTTGAAGACCAGCTTGAGGACCGCGAATCTTTTATTGAAAAGATCAATTACCTCAAGACTCATCCGGAAAAAGAAGCATTTGATGTTCTGGAGTTTCGTGATGGCCGGGTATTTGAACGCAATACACTCCCACAACGTATTGGCGGGACAATCATCGGCCGGGTCTGGACCTTTAAGGATGTAACCGAACAGCGAAAGACGCTTACCACGCTCCAGGTTACTCAGGCCAACTACCGGAGCGTTGTTGAGTCAACCGGTGATTCAATCTTCATGGTTGATCGTGAAGGCTGTTACCTCTTTATGAACTCATATCACCGGAACAAACTTGGGGATATTGCTGATAAGTATCTTGAAAAACGTATGCGGGTCATGCTCCCGCCAGGTGAAGACCAGCGGTTTGACCAGGCACTTCAAAGGGTGATTTCTACAAAGCGTCAGGTTCAGGATGAGTTCCACTGGCTTTCAAAGGATTATATCCGGCGGTTTACTCCGGTAAAGGATGATGAATCTGATGAGATCAGAGCGGTGACCGTAGTCCTCACAGATATTTCCGATTGGAAAGCTGCGGAACAGGAGGTAAAAAATAATGAGGAACGTCTCAAGATCCTCTTTGATTATGCGCCTGAAGCTTATCTATTGACCGATATTAAAGGTACCTTTATCGAATCCAACCGGGCTGCGACAGAACTTACCGGGTATACACCTGATGATTTGAAAGGACGGAATATCTTCACGATGGGTCTGATTGGGTCGATGCATATCACCAAGACAGCTGTTCTCTTTGCGAAAAATGCCCTGGGCCGGCCGACAGGTCCTGATGAGGTTCATATCAGCAGGAAAGACGGGAAGATTCTCTATGCTGAGGTTATGACCTATCCAATCCGGATTAGGACTCAGAGTCTTGTGATGACAATTGCCCGGGACATCACTGACCGCAAAGCCTCTGAAGAAGCATTAAAACAGCGTGAAGAGCAGTACCGACTGTTGGTCAATAATGCAGGTGAAGGTGTTTTTGTTCTTCGTGATACCAGGATTATTTTTGCAAATCCAAAGTCATCTGAAATATTTGGGTATACTTCACAAAACCTTACCCAGTCTACTATTTCAGATATTATCCATCCCGACGATCTGGAAGAATTCTCCACCCTTCTGGAACGTGCCCGTGAAGGAGAGCAGATACATGCCGGTGTATCTCTTCGTGCCTTAACAAATACCGGAGAACTTCGGTGGCTTGAAGTTGGTATGGCAGAGATTGTCTGGCAGAATAACCCGGCTATCCTGCTCCTGTGTATGGATATTACCAAGCAGAAGATAGCTCAGGATGCCCTTGTTCAGAGTAACCGAAAGCTCAACCTGCTCTCATCTATTACCCGTCATGATGTTCTGAACCAAATTACTATTTTACTGGCATACCTTGATCTTCTGAAAAAGAAGAATAAGGATCCTGACCTCGAGCCATTTATCGCAAAACAGGTAGAAGCGACCCAGTCAATTAGAAGCCAGATTGTGTTTACCAAGGAATACCAGGATGTTGGTGTCAAAGAGCCTCAGTGGCAGAATCTGGGATCTACCATTGCCAATGCCCGTGAGTATGGACGGGTGGAGTGTGTGAGCTGGGATGATAATCTCAACTCTATCGAGATATATGCCGACCCGCTTTTGGAAAAGGTCTTCTCAAATCTTATCTCAAATTCCCTGATGCATGGAGAGACTGTCTCTCAGATCAGGTTCTTTACCGAGGAGACTCCTTCGGCCCTTCTTTTAATATATGAAGATAATGGTGTCGGGATTCCTGAAAAGGATAAAAAGAAGATATTCCATCATGGGTTTGGAAAAAACACCGGTTTCGGGTTATTCCTGTCTCGTGAGATCCTCTCAATTACCGGACTTTCTATTACTGAAACCGGGAAAGAAGGAAAAGGTGTCAGGTTTGAGATATCAATACCACGAAACCTGTACCGGTTAGTGTAA
- a CDS encoding MTAP family purine nucleoside phosphorylase — protein sequence MLGIIGGTSLLDYQGSEFTKFEQHTPYGTSELFKGEGFFLLLRHQNRCAPHIIPYRSHIAALKLAGADRIIALGSTGSLQEDIPPGSRVIPDDFICLTPVPTIMNHTIDHVNPEFDADLRTLLMKLSPEAIQRGTYIQTRGPRLESKAEISWMKRFADIVGMTIGSELTVAAELGLPFAAICTVDNYANGVCDAQITYESIIRTVRENQEKALDLLGRIINSVR from the coding sequence ATGCTTGGTATTATTGGTGGAACTTCATTACTGGACTATCAGGGCTCAGAATTTACAAAATTTGAACAACATACACCTTATGGCACAAGTGAATTATTTAAAGGTGAAGGATTTTTTCTTCTTCTCAGACATCAGAACCGATGTGCTCCCCATATTATTCCATATCGTTCCCATATCGCTGCGCTCAAACTTGCCGGCGCAGATCGCATCATAGCGCTTGGATCAACCGGTTCATTACAGGAAGATATCCCTCCGGGATCCCGTGTTATTCCTGATGATTTTATCTGCCTGACTCCGGTTCCGACCATTATGAATCACACAATCGACCATGTTAATCCTGAATTTGATGCTGATCTTCGGACACTTCTGATGAAACTCTCTCCTGAGGCAATCCAGAGAGGAACCTATATTCAAACCCGTGGACCCAGGCTGGAGAGTAAAGCTGAGATCTCATGGATGAAGAGGTTCGCAGACATTGTTGGAATGACCATCGGAAGTGAACTGACCGTTGCCGCGGAACTGGGACTTCCTTTTGCAGCTATTTGCACTGTAGACAATTATGCCAATGGAGTGTGCGATGCTCAAATCACCTATGAATCCATCATCAGAACTGTCAGGGAAAACCAGGAGAAAGCGCTTGATCTCCTCGGACGGATTATAAATTCGGTTAGATAA
- the nth gene encoding endonuclease III — protein sequence MTDLDPNTILSRLRSRYDLLNSRDEFLHFKNPYETLIATILSAQTTDRCVNMVTRELFMKYPDVAALSEAPVQDVEKLIHPTGFFRTKARNIIAASQMVMKEFDGRVPDEMDDLVRLPGVGRKTANIVLDHAFSKTVGIAVDTHVRRVSMRLGLTDESDPDRIEMDLVRVFPKEFWAEINGLFILHGRRVCTARHPACDNCNLADLCRYASSNKM from the coding sequence ATGACTGATTTAGACCCTAATACGATTCTTTCACGTCTGCGGTCACGATACGATCTCTTAAACAGCAGGGATGAATTTCTGCATTTCAAAAATCCGTATGAAACTCTGATTGCTACCATTCTTTCCGCACAGACTACTGATCGGTGCGTAAACATGGTCACCAGGGAACTTTTTATGAAATATCCGGATGTAGCTGCCCTTTCAGAGGCGCCCGTTCAGGATGTGGAGAAGCTAATCCACCCGACCGGATTTTTCCGCACCAAGGCAAGGAATATCATTGCGGCATCGCAGATGGTCATGAAAGAATTTGATGGCCGGGTGCCTGATGAGATGGATGATCTGGTACGGTTACCAGGAGTAGGGAGGAAGACTGCAAATATCGTTCTTGATCATGCATTTTCCAAAACGGTGGGAATCGCTGTTGATACCCATGTAAGAAGGGTGTCCATGCGCCTTGGACTTACCGACGAGAGCGACCCGGATCGGATAGAAATGGATCTGGTACGGGTTTTCCCAAAGGAATTCTGGGCAGAGATTAATGGGCTCTTCATCCTGCATGGGCGACGAGTCTGTACTGCACGACATCCGGCCTGTGATAATTGTAATCTGGCTGACCTGTGCAGGTATGCATCATCAAATAAGATGTGA
- the pyrH gene encoding UMP kinase, with translation MPTIVLSLGGSILLPDIDRPNIKPYISVLTRISAKNRLFVVVGGGGTARQYISLARSFEADEAFSDELGIMVTRLNATLLVGALGQAAYPCVVTSHTEALCAAETGKIVVMGGITPGQTTDAVAAVLAERTGADIFINLTAVDGIYSADPRKDPAAKRFETMNPAELLDVVIGQQAVAGVNTVMDIVAVKMVERCGIPLLVMDGRDPALLESTLETGRFVGTLVTRNGKNPFPLKK, from the coding sequence ATGCCTACTATCGTGCTCTCACTGGGCGGGTCTATTCTTCTTCCTGATATAGATCGTCCGAATATCAAACCCTATATCTCTGTTTTGACCAGAATTTCTGCGAAAAATCGTCTTTTTGTTGTTGTTGGCGGGGGTGGAACTGCCCGTCAGTATATCTCTCTGGCACGATCCTTCGAGGCGGATGAAGCGTTTTCAGATGAACTTGGAATCATGGTTACCAGGCTTAATGCGACATTGCTCGTCGGCGCACTCGGGCAGGCTGCCTACCCCTGTGTCGTTACCAGTCATACCGAAGCACTCTGCGCTGCTGAAACCGGGAAGATTGTTGTGATGGGGGGTATCACACCCGGGCAGACTACAGATGCGGTGGCTGCAGTGCTCGCAGAGCGGACTGGCGCAGATATTTTCATAAATCTGACTGCGGTTGATGGGATTTATTCAGCTGATCCACGCAAAGATCCTGCAGCAAAACGCTTTGAGACGATGAATCCTGCAGAACTCTTAGATGTTGTCATCGGTCAGCAGGCTGTGGCAGGAGTCAATACGGTCATGGATATTGTGGCCGTGAAGATGGTTGAGCGGTGCGGTATACCCCTCCTGGTGATGGACGGACGTGATCCTGCTCTTCTGGAATCAACCCTTGAAACGGGCAGATTTGTCGGAACGCTCGTTACCAGGAATGGAAAAAATCCATTTCCACTCAAAAAATAA